The segment AAAGCGCCAGACGAACCAGCCCCTGCCCAGCGATCGCCGCTGCCGAGCTGTCCACCGGCTCGTACTCATTGAACGGATCCGCCGGGCGGTTCAGGTAGTCGCCGAGCCGGTGCAGGCCGGGCGCGCCGGTGTCCCAGTAGGGCACTCCATCGGTCGGTGTGTGCTCGAGGTAGAAGTCCGCGCAGGCGGTCGCGGTTGCGAGGAAACGCTCCAGCACCGCGGGCTTGCCGCCGAACGGCGCCAGGTCCGCTTCGGAGCGCGTGTCCAAAAAGGCGAGCTGCTCGGCGTAGCCACAGATAATCCAGGCCAATCCGCGGGTCCAGGTGGTGAACGGCGAGTAGCCCTGCTGGCTGCTGGGACAACGATAGGAGCCGTCGTTCAGATTGAAGACCGACTCGTGGGCGACGCGCCCACGCACATCGTAAGCGTCGCGACCCTGGCCAAAGTAGACGTTATACCGCGCGGTCGTGTCGGCGTGCTGGACGAGGCGTTGCAGCAGCGAAAGGCGGCGATCGCGTTCGCCCATGAGGCAGTGGCCGAACGCGTGCGACAACGCCAGCACGCGGAGCGAACGGATCGTGTCGGCAAAGAGCGAGTGCGGGCCGTTAAACGAGTAGATGTAGCCCTGGCCTTCCGGGAGGTCGGTCCAGCGCGCGGCCTGTACCGCGCCGGAGAGTTTGAGGGCGAGTTGGTAGAACTGCAGTTCGCCCTCGCTGCAGTCGAACCGACCGGCGCGCGCGAGATGATACAGCGTGCCGTACGTGGACACGTTGTTGAAGCCATGATCGTGCACTCCGATGTGGCTGACGTGCGTGGCCATGTGCTCGCGGGTGGCGTTGCGGCCGAAGGCCAGCATGTGCTGGTCGCCGGTCGCGGCGAACTGCAGCAGGGCGGAGCCGAACTGGAAGCCCTGTGTCCACTCCGTCCAGCCACGTGAGGTGTAGCGTCCCTCCACGGTGAACACGGGGGTGCCTTGGCGCGGATCCCAGCTGCGTTGCAGCAATTCGATCTTGGTGGCGGAAAGCGCGAACAGCCGGTCGAGATCACGATCGAGCGCGGACGGGGAGAGGGAAAGATCGGAGCGGATCATGAGGTGGGCGAGTCGGCGGGCACCGTTGTTTTCCGGCGGCACCGGCAGAGTCTGGGGTGAGTCGGGCAGGGCGCGGCGTCCACGGAGGAGGAGGACGCTGCTCGACCGATCGACAGCCCTGAAGTGTAGCGAGTCGAGCCTGAAACCGTGAGGAGTTTTTCGGTGCAACATGGGACATTTTCGGCATCATTCGTGTCCACTGTGCGCCGCTTTCGCTCCCTGCTGATCGACCAGGCCGACATCCGCATCCCGGGATTGTCCGTCATGACCTTCGCGTTGCACCGCCACTTGGCCGAGCACGAAGCAATCGCGCCGCACCGGCATCGTTGGTGCCAGGCCCTGCTCTACCTGAGCCAGCAGGGCAGGCAGGCGGTGGACGGCGCGGCTGTGCAGGTGAATCCCGGCACGCTGATCCTGATGCCGCCGGGCGTGGCGCACGCGTTTCGGCGCAGCGGACGCGCGGCGCCCTTGTGCTTGATGATCAACTTCCGGGTGCGGCGGGCCCGCAGCCGTTCCGTGGCGGTGTGCAGCCTGACTCGATCGGAATTGTCGGAGATCCGGCATCATCTCGCGCGATTGATCCGGCTGCAGCAAACGCCGGGCGACGCACTGGCTTGGGAGGGCGCGACACTCGTGTTGCTGACGCTGATGCTCTGCTTGCGCACAGCGGGCTGGCTGGGGCAAGAGGCGGGAGCGACGGCCATCCGGCCATCACGGGCGATTTCAGGGCTGCTGGCGGCGATGCCCATGGCCGGCTCGCTCGCGGAGACGGTGCAGCGAAGTGGGTATCATCGGGATCACCTCAACCGGCTGGTGCGCGGCGAGACCGGATTATCGCTCGGCCAATTCCGCGCGCGCCAGCGGCTGATCAGGGCGAAGGAACTCCTCACTCATGGCGTGCGCGTGGGGGAGGTGGCGAACGCGGTTGGACTCCCGGACCAAGGTTACTTTGCGCGCTGGTTCCGGCGGCAGACGGGGCAGGCGCCGTCCGCGTGGAGCCGCCGACCGCGGGCGGCCCAGCCTTGACGGCCATGGCCGCCGAGCGGTTCACCGGCGCCGACCGCGACTACGATGGCGACCGGATGCATCGCGCGGGGAGTGCGGGGAGCCGACTACCGGCGCCGGCGCTTGGTCGAGCACCCAGCGTTTCGGAGGGGAACCGAACCGGGCGCGAAAGAGCCGGTAGAAATGCGAGAGGTCGTTGAACCCACAGGAAAACATCACGCCCATGACGGAGTGCTCCCGCGTGCGCAGCAGTCGCGCGGCGTGGTCGAGCCGAAGCCGAAGCAGGTAGTCGGAAAACGTTTCGTTGAACTCGGCGCGAAAGAGCGCGCTGAACCGCCGGCGCGACAGACCGGCCCGGGCGGCGGCGCCGTCGAGGTCCCAAGCGTTATAGAAGGTTTCGCGGATCTCCCGTCCGACGGCGGCGACACGTTGCGGGGCTGTGTCTCCGCCGGGCCGGGCTGGCACGCGCAAGAGCATGACGAAAATCTGCGCTGCGAGCGCGCGGATCGCCACCGGACTGCCAGGCAGTTCATGGGCTTGCTCGAGCAACGCCTGACGCCAAAGCCGTTCGAGCCGCAGCTGACTCGGACGGGCCAGACATAGCCGGCAGCTCGTGGCGTCGGTCAACCCGGTCCAGAGCTGCGCCAGATCAGGATCCGACCGGAGAAAAGAATCGGCAAAGCACAGAAGCAGCAGAGTAGCGGGAGAGACATCGTCGATCGCGTGGCAAGTCAGTTGAGGCGTCACAATCAGTGAACCGGCACCGACGGTCGAAACAGGGCGGCCGGACTCGTGGAAGCTGACCTCGCCCGCGAGCACGTAGATGAGCTTGTGAAAAGGGTCCGTGCGCTCGGCCATGTGGAAGCCGCTGTCGTGCACACTCTCGGCGAAGAGTACGCCGTGCCGGGGCAGGATGATCGGCAGCGGGGTGGAATGCTTCATGCCTGACTGAGTTTGCCCGATCTGCCAAACACGGCAAGGAGCGACTCCGGGGCCCTTGTCTCGCCGAAACCCCGGGTGGCCCCCAAGTCAGCCGCAGGCGTGGACGGTTTCGACCATCGCGAGGATGTTCTCGACGGGGGTGCCGGCCTGGGTGTTGTGGCACGAGCAGCAGATGAAACCCTCGCGGCCGGCGCCGAGCGTGCGGAGGCACTCCCTCACTTCAGCGCGGACCTCGTCCGCCGTGCCGCGCGGCAGCACCGTCTGGTTGTCGACCGCACCGTGGAAGATCACGCGGTGACCAAACTCCTTTTTCAGCTCGGCCAGATCCATTCCCGGGCATGCGTGTTGGATCGGGTTCAGTACGTCGACGCCGCAGTCGAGAATCGGACCAATCAGCGGTCGCGCGGCGCCGTCGGTGTGGTAGAAGACCTTGAGCCCGTGCGCGTGAATCAGATCGCACCAGCGTTTGAGCCGCGGCTCCAGGTGTTGCCGCCACATGGCGGGGGAAATCAGCAGTGAACGCTGGCCGGCGATATCATCGCTGACGAACACGAGATCGAGGCAGCCGCGCGCGCGAGTGAAGTAGCGTTTCATCATCTCGGTCTGGATCGCCTCGATGCGGTCGAGCGTGGCTTCGACGTATTCGGGCGACTCGACCAGATCCATCATGGCCTGCTCGAGGCCACGGAGTTGGCAGTAGATCTCGAAAAACGAAACCCACGGTCCGATGACGGCGAAATCCTGAGCGGCGCGAAGCACGTAGCGCACGGCCGAGTTGTAGTCAACCCGGTCGAGCTGCGGCCACCACGGATAATCGTCGAGCGAGCCCGGCGTGTCGTAGCCCAGAAGCGGAGCGGCACCGAACTCGGCATACTGGGCCGCGCCCGCCTGGATGGTGCGCAAAGGCACACCCCACATCGTGCGCGTCGCCGCGGGATCGTCGGCGCCGGCGCCGGCGAGTGTGCCGACGCGCCCAGTGTCGCCACCGTCGTAGTCGAGGAACGCCCAGACGATCTTGTCGAGACCAAGCGCGCGATACGCGGCGAGATCGTCCGCGACGCCGAAGTGCTGCCGCAGGGCGGCGCCGACTTCCGGCGTGTGCCACAGATCGACGGGCGTGCGGTCGACCGGTTCACGGTTGAGTGTGGCGAGGATACGTCGTTTCGGAGTCATCAATGAAGCCGGGGTCAAGGGAGAGGACCTCGCACTTTTGTAGAAGTGCGCCGGTCAAACACCAAGCCAAACCGCACGTGAACACATGGGGCAATTGCCCGATCTGCAAAATGACGCGAGCAGGATGACCCAAGACGCCGGCCGGGGGATCTGTTTCGCTCTTGCTCGCATGAATGTCCCCGCCCCGGACCGCCCCGCACCGCGAACCGAAGTTGAAGCGACGCTCCGCTGCGAGCGGCCTCGGCCAGTGCCGTTGTTCCTCCCGGCGATCTACGAGCACAAGGCCGCCTTCATCGGTTCGACACCCACGGCGATCTCGCGCGATGGCGACCTGCTGACGCGCGCGATGCTGGCGGAATATGCGGCGATCCAGCCCGATGCCCTGGTGGTGGGGGTCGACGTCTACAACGTCGAAGCCGAGGCGGTGGGAAGCATAGTGACGTTTTACGAGGGGAAGGACACGAGCATTCCAGGCATCAAGCCAGAGCATCACATCGTGGAGGTGGGCATGGATCTTTCGGCGGCCCGGCTGCCGAATCCGGCGCGTGACGGACGGATGCCGGTGAATCTCGCGGCGGCGCGCGCCGTGCGGAAGGAACTGGGCGACGACTTCTGGCTGCGTGGCGCGGTGTCCGGGCCGTTTTCGCTCGCGATTTCGCTGGTGGGCGCCGAGTCGCTGTTCATTGCGTGCATCGAACAGCCGGAATGGGTGCGCAGTTGCCTCGACTATGCGAGCCGGATCATCCGGGAGTTTGCGAAGGGTTACATCGACGCTGGGGTCGAGCTGATCATGTTCGACTCGCAGGCCTCGCCCGAACTGCTGTCGCCTTCGATGTACGAGGAATTCGTGCTGCCGGTGACGCAGGAGTTCGTGGCGTGGGCCAAGACGCAGGGTGTCCGGGACCTGCCGCTGATCATCGGTGGCAACACCACGAAAATCGTCGACATGCTCGTCCAGACTGGGGCGAACAACCTGCTGTGTGATTTCACCGCTGACTTCGAGGAGTGGTCGGGTGCGGTCCGTTCTGCAGGACGGGCGTTTCGGCGAAACATCTCGCCGCGGTTGCTCGAAAAGGCGCCAGCCGAGGAGATCTACGAAGTGGCGCGCAGGGAAGTGGAACGCGGGCGCGATATCCCCGGATTCATCATGGGCACCGCGGTCGTACCATTCGGCACGCCCACACCGAGTATTCGCGCAGTCAAGCAGGCGTGTCTCGACGCCGCGCGAAGTTAAGGTGAGACTCGGGAGCGATCGGACCAACTCATGCGGATCATCGACGTCCATACGCATCCATTGATGCACGAAGGCGGCATCGGCCGCCCGGAGTCCGCGGCGCTGCTGGCCCGCGCCCGCTCGCTGGGGATCCGGCATGTGGTGGTGCTGGGCGACGTGTTAGTGCACGGACGTTCGCCGACGGCGGCGCAGGTCCGGGCGATCAACGACGACACGGCGTGGCTGGCGCGGAAGCATCCGGGTTTCGTGACGGGCTTCTGCTACTTGAATCCGACGTTGGGGAAGACGGCCGTGCGGCGGGAGGTGGAGCGCTGCCTCGAGCTCGGGTTTCGGGGAATCAAGCTCGAGATCGCGAACAACGCCCGCGACGCCTGCATGCAGCCAGTGATGGCGCTTGCGGAACAGCATAGGCTGATCGTGCTGCAGCATGCGTGGAGCATGACCAAGATCCGGCAGCGGCGCTTTCACACGGACCCGGAGGATGTCGCGACGCTCGCAGACCGCTACCCGCGCGTGCGGATCATCATGGCGCACCTGACTGGATGCGGCGTGCGTGGCGTGTTAGCGGTGAAGCCGCACGCGAATGTGTGGGTGGACACGTCCGGAGCTGCGCCGGAGGCGGGCCTGCTCGAGTTCGCGGTCGAACAGCTGGGCGCTAAGCGGATCCTTTACGGCTCCGACGTGCCGGTCCGTGATTTCCGGGTGGCGATCGCGCGCGTGAAAGGCTCGGCGCTGCGCGCGCCGGCGCAGCGCGCGATCCTGCATGATAACGCGCGCGATCTGCTGGGATTGCCATGAAGTATTTCGATGCGAACACCTGGATCGGCCGATGGCCGTTCTCGCTGCAGCCGGCGCTGACGGCGCGGTCACTGGCGGTGCGACTGAAGGAGCATGGCATTGGCGGGGCGTTGGTATCGCCGGTCGATGCGGTGTTTGCCCCTGAGCCGACGGCGGCGAATCGCGCATTGCTGCGGGAGACGCGAACGCAGCCGATGCTGGTGCCGGTGCCGGTGATTCAGCCAGCGCTTGCCAACTGGCGGGAGCAACTCGACGCCGTGGGGGCGGACGCACGCGTGCGGGCCGTGCGGCTGCTGCCGAACTATCACGGTTACCGGCTGACCTCGGCGCGCCTTGATGTGTTGTTCGAGGAACTCGCAGCACGCGGGCTGCGGGTGATCGTGACGATCCGGTTGATCGACGAGCGGCATGAATATTTCGCGCTGAAGATCCACGGCGTGCCGGTGCGCGACCTGGACGCGCTGCTGCGGCGGCACCCGGAGCGGCCGGTGCTCGCGAGCGGGCTGCTGCGCACCGAAATGAAGACGCTTGTGCCCAAGCACCGAAACTTGCTCGCGGACCTGACGTTTGCCGAATGGTACGAGACCCTGCGCGACCTGCGTCGTACCTTGCCGGCGGCGCAGATCGCCTTCGCCTCGCACACCCCGTTTCTGATCATGGCGGCGGCGAAGGCAAAGCTGCAAGACACCGGTCTGCCGCGAGCGGAGCTCTCGCGGATTGCCGCCGGGAGCCTCGAGAAATTTCTCCGATCATGAAACCGACCACACCACGGGTCAGCCGATCGATGCCGCGGCCGCAGCGCTGGGGTGCGGCTGAGCTCGAGCGGCTCAGCGCCATGGTGACGCAGCCGTCGCTTTTCTACTGGCGCGGGCCGCAGACCACCGCATTGCTCGATGAGTTTCGGCGCCGGTATCCGTTGAATTTTTGTTTTCCGACCTCGTCTGGCACGGCAGCGCTCCACGTAGCGATCGCGGCCCTGCGACTGAAGCCCGGTGACGAGGTGATTGTGCCAGCCATCACGGATATGGGCTCGGTGATCGGCATCCTGTATCAGCAGGCGGTGCCGGTCTTCGCGGATCTCGAACCGCAGACGTACAATCTCGATCCTGCTGATGTTTGCCGCCGGATCACCGCGAAGACACGCGCGCTGATGCCGGTGCATCTGGCGGGGAACCCGTGTGACATGTCGGCACTGATGGCAATCGCACGGGAACATCGGCTGCAGGTGATCGAGGACTGCGCGCAGGCCTGGGGCGCGCGGTGGCGAGGGCAGCCGGTCGGGTTGCAAGGCAACCTGGCGTGTTTTTCATTCAACGACTACAAGCATGTGAGCTGTGGCGACGGCGGACTTGTGGCGACGAACCAACTGGAGCTCGGCACTGGGCTGGGCAAGTGGGGCGACAAGTTTTACGATCGCGAAACGGGCGGGCGCGATCCGCTAGAGCTGGCGCCGAACTACCGGATGAGCGAGCCGCAGGCTGCCGTCGCGGCGGCGCAGCTGACCAAGCTGGAGCAGATCGTGGCGAACCGGCACCGGGCGGGCACGCGGCTGACGGAGCAATTGGCCGGTGCGGCCGGACTGCGATTGCCGAGCGTTCAGACGGCGGATACGCACAGCTACTGGTTCTATCTGCTGCGGCTCGACAGGGAGCGGCTCGCGGTGAGTCGGGATGAATTTGCGCAGGCGCTGACGAACGCTGGCGTCAGTTGCACGCCGGGCTACATTCCACGACCGGTGTATCGCTACCCGGTGTTTCAGCAGCACAACTTCTTCA is part of the Opitutus terrae PB90-1 genome and harbors:
- a CDS encoding glycoside hydrolase family 88 protein, with protein sequence MIRSDLSLSPSALDRDLDRLFALSATKIELLQRSWDPRQGTPVFTVEGRYTSRGWTEWTQGFQFGSALLQFAATGDQHMLAFGRNATREHMATHVSHIGVHDHGFNNVSTYGTLYHLARAGRFDCSEGELQFYQLALKLSGAVQAARWTDLPEGQGYIYSFNGPHSLFADTIRSLRVLALSHAFGHCLMGERDRRLSLLQRLVQHADTTARYNVYFGQGRDAYDVRGRVAHESVFNLNDGSYRCPSSQQGYSPFTTWTRGLAWIICGYAEQLAFLDTRSEADLAPFGGKPAVLERFLATATACADFYLEHTPTDGVPYWDTGAPGLHRLGDYLNRPADPFNEYEPVDSSAAAIAGQGLVRLALFLQGRQQSEAAARYLAAGLTVARTLLNEPYLSTAPGHQGLLLHTVYHRPAGWDHVPAGRRVPCGESCQWGDYHLLELALLLRTLAESRSPYTFFGL
- a CDS encoding helix-turn-helix transcriptional regulator, which encodes MSTVRRFRSLLIDQADIRIPGLSVMTFALHRHLAEHEAIAPHRHRWCQALLYLSQQGRQAVDGAAVQVNPGTLILMPPGVAHAFRRSGRAAPLCLMINFRVRRARSRSVAVCSLTRSELSEIRHHLARLIRLQQTPGDALAWEGATLVLLTLMLCLRTAGWLGQEAGATAIRPSRAISGLLAAMPMAGSLAETVQRSGYHRDHLNRLVRGETGLSLGQFRARQRLIRAKELLTHGVRVGEVANAVGLPDQGYFARWFRRQTGQAPSAWSRRPRAAQP
- a CDS encoding helix-turn-helix transcriptional regulator; the encoded protein is MKHSTPLPIILPRHGVLFAESVHDSGFHMAERTDPFHKLIYVLAGEVSFHESGRPVSTVGAGSLIVTPQLTCHAIDDVSPATLLLLCFADSFLRSDPDLAQLWTGLTDATSCRLCLARPSQLRLERLWRQALLEQAHELPGSPVAIRALAAQIFVMLLRVPARPGGDTAPQRVAAVGREIRETFYNAWDLDGAAARAGLSRRRFSALFRAEFNETFSDYLLRLRLDHAARLLRTREHSVMGVMFSCGFNDLSHFYRLFRARFGSPPKRWVLDQAPAPVVGSPHSPRDASGRHRSRGRRR
- a CDS encoding uroporphyrinogen decarboxylase family protein, with the translated sequence MTPKRRILATLNREPVDRTPVDLWHTPEVGAALRQHFGVADDLAAYRALGLDKIVWAFLDYDGGDTGRVGTLAGAGADDPAATRTMWGVPLRTIQAGAAQYAEFGAAPLLGYDTPGSLDDYPWWPQLDRVDYNSAVRYVLRAAQDFAVIGPWVSFFEIYCQLRGLEQAMMDLVESPEYVEATLDRIEAIQTEMMKRYFTRARGCLDLVFVSDDIAGQRSLLISPAMWRQHLEPRLKRWCDLIHAHGLKVFYHTDGAARPLIGPILDCGVDVLNPIQHACPGMDLAELKKEFGHRVIFHGAVDNQTVLPRGTADEVRAEVRECLRTLGAGREGFICCSCHNTQAGTPVENILAMVETVHACG
- a CDS encoding uroporphyrinogen decarboxylase family protein, translating into MNVPAPDRPAPRTEVEATLRCERPRPVPLFLPAIYEHKAAFIGSTPTAISRDGDLLTRAMLAEYAAIQPDALVVGVDVYNVEAEAVGSIVTFYEGKDTSIPGIKPEHHIVEVGMDLSAARLPNPARDGRMPVNLAAARAVRKELGDDFWLRGAVSGPFSLAISLVGAESLFIACIEQPEWVRSCLDYASRIIREFAKGYIDAGVELIMFDSQASPELLSPSMYEEFVLPVTQEFVAWAKTQGVRDLPLIIGGNTTKIVDMLVQTGANNLLCDFTADFEEWSGAVRSAGRAFRRNISPRLLEKAPAEEIYEVARREVERGRDIPGFIMGTAVVPFGTPTPSIRAVKQACLDAARS
- a CDS encoding amidohydrolase family protein — protein: MRIIDVHTHPLMHEGGIGRPESAALLARARSLGIRHVVVLGDVLVHGRSPTAAQVRAINDDTAWLARKHPGFVTGFCYLNPTLGKTAVRREVERCLELGFRGIKLEIANNARDACMQPVMALAEQHRLIVLQHAWSMTKIRQRRFHTDPEDVATLADRYPRVRIIMAHLTGCGVRGVLAVKPHANVWVDTSGAAPEAGLLEFAVEQLGAKRILYGSDVPVRDFRVAIARVKGSALRAPAQRAILHDNARDLLGLP
- a CDS encoding amidohydrolase family protein; this translates as MKYFDANTWIGRWPFSLQPALTARSLAVRLKEHGIGGALVSPVDAVFAPEPTAANRALLRETRTQPMLVPVPVIQPALANWREQLDAVGADARVRAVRLLPNYHGYRLTSARLDVLFEELAARGLRVIVTIRLIDERHEYFALKIHGVPVRDLDALLRRHPERPVLASGLLRTEMKTLVPKHRNLLADLTFAEWYETLRDLRRTLPAAQIAFASHTPFLIMAAAKAKLQDTGLPRAELSRIAAGSLEKFLRS
- a CDS encoding DegT/DnrJ/EryC1/StrS family aminotransferase, producing MKPTTPRVSRSMPRPQRWGAAELERLSAMVTQPSLFYWRGPQTTALLDEFRRRYPLNFCFPTSSGTAALHVAIAALRLKPGDEVIVPAITDMGSVIGILYQQAVPVFADLEPQTYNLDPADVCRRITAKTRALMPVHLAGNPCDMSALMAIAREHRLQVIEDCAQAWGARWRGQPVGLQGNLACFSFNDYKHVSCGDGGLVATNQLELGTGLGKWGDKFYDRETGGRDPLELAPNYRMSEPQAAVAAAQLTKLEQIVANRHRAGTRLTEQLAGAAGLRLPSVQTADTHSYWFYLLRLDRERLAVSRDEFAQALTNAGVSCTPGYIPRPVYRYPVFQQHNFFSGHWPVRELGLTQMDYRQVRCPEAEAILEDSVKLTINEAMDDAYIDEVAAVVRDVARAAAR